The sequence TATTAACCAAAAATTACTTTGGGATAACGACTCAGTGTACTATTACAGACGATTGGCACTTATTGAAGAATATAAAAACAATTTCGAAATAGCTATAGAATATGGGGAAAAAGCATGGTCGCTTGATTCTTCCAATTTGAATGTAAATGCCATATTAGCTTTCAATTATATTTTACTTAAAGACTATAACAAAGCATTTTTTTATAATGAAAGAATTTTGCAACTCTCCAAACAGTTAAATTTTAAGTTAAATAATGAGCATCACCGAGTTGGCTATGTATACCTAATGAACGGAGACACACTTAACGCAATGAAATATTTCAACCGACAGATTAATGCCAGTGAGAAATTAATCAGAATGGGTAATAGCCAAGATGCCCTCTACGATCTGGCAGCCACTTATGCAATACTGAATGAAAAAGACAAGGCTTTCGAGAACCTGGGGAGATTAGAACAACAGGATACAAATCTCTGGTTTATTTATTTTTATCTGACAAATGATCCACTTTTAAACAACATTCGCAACGAATCGGAATTTCAGAAAATTTTGAGCCAGGTAAAAGTTAAAGCCGAGAAAGAACGAAACAATTTAAAACACTGGACTGAAGAACAAGAATTATTTCCTTCAAACAATTAGCTACTGACAAATAGTTTAAACCTTTTGACAATTACCTCCAACAATCCTACAAATAGTTACTATGCAGGGCATACCTTATTTTCAGAATTTGTATATAGTAATAACTTAAAACATTATATCATGAAACGAGTCATCTTTTTAATAATCGGAATATTCATCACGGCTACGGCTTGCCAGGATGATTTTGTTGAGTCAGAAAATGAACTGTCACAAGTTGAGAAAAGTGCGAAATTTGAAAAAATTAAAACATTTAACATTAAGTCCCATATCACAGTTATTCCGAACAATGAGGCTCCTACAATTACATGCAATCCGGAAACGATTGTTATGAGCGGAAGTGGATGGGTTAGCGGTCAGGAAAGCATATTCGGCAAAATTGTTCAGGAAAAAAGCATCTACGAAAAGGAGTATTGTGAGTTAACCATGACAATGGATGGCCCTGTACTTTATACTAAAGTTAATGTTCTATTACATAACACTACCAATGAGAAACAATTCGTTATAAACCATCATTTTATCAACATCGCTACTGGTGAAAGTTGGGGGAATAGTGAATTAACCGGGGGTACTGGAAGATTTGAAGGAGCTACAGGATATACGGAGATGCTAAATGTGATAATTGATCCGGTAACAGGAATTGGAACATGGGACGAAGAAGGAGAAATCACACTAATACTCAAATAACTGCATTATTAAGCCAAATACGCTTTAAACCACCTCATATCTTTGAGGTGGTTTTTATTTTTGGTGAAAAAGAAAAAGGGTAGCCTCTGTAAGCCACCCCCCACATTCAATAATGTATAATGATAAAAAATAAGGGTATTACAAGTTTAAGGATTCAATACTGGAATGTTTATTTTTTAGTTAACTACTTATCAACAACTTAACGTGAATAGCGTTCTTAACAACCCGTTTCAAGTAACTAAAAAGTCTTCAACTCGATATTTTGCAAGGCTGTTATTAACTTTTTGCGATCGTGGTTTAAAACTGTTGCTATGTTTGCTCCATCTGCTCCATTAAAGATTACTAATCAGGAAAAAGATGCAACCCTTTGCCAATCAAAATCTTTTACTTACTTTTGCGCCGAATTAATTTTATGCCGTTATTATTGAAAGCGATGTTGCGGTGTAAACATTGTATAACAAATAGTTCTTTAAAAATGTATTTAACAGGAGAAAAAAAACAAGAGCTTTTTGCCAAACATGGTAAATCAGCTCAAGACACAGGTAGTGCAGAAGGTCAGATTGCTTTGTTCACGTTAAGAATTAACCACTTGACAGAACACCTGAAGCAAAACAAAAAAGACCACAGCACTCGTCGTGCATTGATTAAATTGGTAGGTAAGCGTCGTAGCTTACTCGATTACCTCATCAAAAAAGATATCGAACGTTACCGTGCGATCATCAAAGAGTTGAACTTACGTAAGTAAATTATATTGAAAGGCAATG comes from uncultured Draconibacterium sp. and encodes:
- the rpsO gene encoding 30S ribosomal protein S15, which produces MYLTGEKKQELFAKHGKSAQDTGSAEGQIALFTLRINHLTEHLKQNKKDHSTRRALIKLVGKRRSLLDYLIKKDIERYRAIIKELNLRK